The candidate division WOR-3 bacterium genome has a segment encoding these proteins:
- a CDS encoding sulfide/dihydroorotate dehydrogenase-like FAD/NAD-binding protein, with the protein MAKILKKRILAPSIKEFIVSAPLIAQKALPGQFIVLRVSEEGERIPLTIAETFPEEGAVRIIFQEVGKTTKHLGLLKEGEEILDFVGPLGKPSEIEFFGNVVGIGGGVGTAVIYPVLKALKKKGNYLIGIIGARTKELLIMEEEIKEVCDEFYVTTDDGSYGKKGFVSDALQDLIKEGKKIERVIAIGPVPMMKAVCNLTKIYNIPTIVSLNPIMLDATGMCGVCRVEVGGETKFACVDGPEFDGHKVNFELLATRLKTYLKEEKISLEKFEKYSPMASPRGESE; encoded by the coding sequence ATGGCGAAAATTTTAAAGAAAAGAATTTTAGCTCCGAGCATTAAGGAGTTTATCGTTTCTGCCCCTTTAATTGCCCAAAAGGCATTGCCGGGGCAGTTTATTGTCTTACGGGTCTCAGAAGAAGGCGAGAGGATTCCCTTAACCATTGCTGAAACCTTCCCCGAAGAAGGGGCAGTGCGGATTATCTTTCAGGAAGTGGGGAAGACGACCAAACATTTGGGACTTCTCAAGGAAGGGGAAGAGATTTTAGATTTCGTCGGACCATTGGGTAAGCCTTCGGAGATTGAATTCTTCGGTAATGTGGTGGGTATTGGCGGTGGGGTGGGGACTGCGGTCATCTATCCGGTCTTAAAGGCATTAAAGAAAAAGGGGAACTATCTTATCGGTATCATCGGCGCCCGGACTAAGGAACTTTTGATTATGGAAGAAGAGATTAAAGAGGTTTGCGATGAGTTTTATGTGACAACCGATGATGGGAGTTATGGAAAGAAGGGATTTGTCTCCGATGCCTTGCAGGATTTAATTAAAGAAGGGAAAAAGATTGAGAGGGTAATTGCCATTGGACCGGTGCCGATGATGAAAGCGGTCTGTAATTTAACGAAGATTTATAATATCCCCACGATTGTCAGTTTGAACCCGATAATGCTTGATGCTACAGGAATGTGCGGGGTCTGCCGGGTAGAAGTTGGCGGGGAGACAAAATTCGCCTGCGTTGACGGACCAGAATTTGATGGCCATAAGGTAAACTTTGAACTTCTTGCCACCCGCCTTAAAACCTACTTAAAAGAGGAGAAAATCTCCTTGGAAAAGTTTGAAAAGTATTCTCCCATGGCTTCGCCCCGAGGCGAGTCGGAGTAG
- the murF gene encoding UDP-N-acetylmuramoyl-tripeptide--D-alanyl-D-alanine ligase produces MKLSVKEVIEITNGILIRGREDSLIENIATDSRNISPNDFFLPLKGKNFDGHSFIREAKEKGAKGIIFSKEIKEELPIMIKVSDTKTALKAIASYYRKKFHPKVVAVTGSNGKTTVKEMVAHIAQIKYKVLKAKESYNNDIGLPLTILELNEETEVLVLEMEMNEIGGTRSLCQIALPEIGVITNISETHLEFMKTKEGVAKEKKELLESLPEDGFAILNFDDPLIREIAEEFSFKKITFGLSQESDFFAQDIQFFPEKTEYLLQGKYRVLLKTIGEGNVYNSLAALAVSSALGIDLREAVSSLANFQPPPLRYQVIDLANYKILLDCYNANPASMLEALKTLKIIAPGRKIGVLGDMKELGEREREFHLELGKRAKDYLDILIAVGDLAEVVIEGARKAGMAKERTFPFKEREEAVRFLLEIIKPYDTILFKGSRVMSLEIICQELLNSLKRVKNLL; encoded by the coding sequence ATGAAACTATCGGTAAAAGAGGTAATTGAGATAACTAATGGTATTTTGATCCGGGGAAGGGAAGATTCCCTAATAGAGAATATCGCCACTGATTCCAGAAATATATCCCCAAATGATTTCTTCCTTCCCTTAAAAGGAAAGAACTTTGATGGCCATTCCTTTATCAGAGAGGCGAAAGAGAAAGGGGCAAAAGGGATAATCTTCTCAAAAGAGATAAAAGAAGAACTGCCAATTATGATAAAGGTCTCGGATACCAAAACCGCCTTAAAGGCGATTGCTTCCTATTACCGAAAGAAATTTCATCCCAAAGTGGTAGCCGTCACCGGTAGTAACGGCAAGACCACCGTAAAAGAGATGGTGGCGCATATTGCCCAAATAAAATACAAGGTCTTAAAGGCAAAGGAGAGTTATAATAACGATATCGGTCTTCCCTTAACCATCTTAGAACTTAATGAAGAGACTGAGGTTTTAGTCTTAGAGATGGAGATGAATGAGATTGGCGGCACCCGCTCCCTCTGCCAAATCGCCTTACCAGAGATTGGGGTGATAACTAACATCTCGGAAACCCATTTAGAGTTTATGAAGACCAAAGAGGGGGTGGCAAAAGAGAAAAAGGAACTTTTAGAATCCTTGCCCGAAGATGGTTTTGCCATTCTTAATTTTGACGACCCTTTAATCAGGGAAATAGCAGAGGAATTTAGTTTTAAGAAGATAACCTTTGGCCTTTCCCAAGAGAGCGATTTCTTCGCCCAAGATATCCAATTCTTTCCGGAAAAGACCGAATACCTCCTCCAAGGAAAATATCGGGTCTTATTAAAGACGATTGGCGAGGGCAATGTCTATAACTCCCTTGCCGCTCTGGCGGTCTCTTCTGCCTTAGGGATTGATTTAAGAGAGGCGGTCTCTTCTTTAGCCAACTTTCAACCACCACCTTTGAGGTATCAGGTAATAGATTTGGCTAATTATAAAATCCTCCTTGATTGTTATAATGCCAATCCGGCATCTATGTTAGAGGCATTGAAGACCTTAAAGATAATTGCCCCGGGTAGGAAGATCGGCGTTTTAGGAGATATGAAGGAGTTGGGAGAAAGGGAAAGGGAATTCCATTTGGAATTGGGAAAGAGGGCAAAAGATTATTTGGATATTTTGATTGCGGTTGGCGATTTGGCGGAAGTAGTAATTGAAGGGGCAAGAAAAGCCGGGATGGCAAAGGAGAGGACCTTTCCCTTTAAGGAAAGAGAAGAGGCGGTGAGATTTCTTTTAGAGATAATAAAGCCCTATGACACAATCCTTTTTAAGGGTTCCCGGGTGATGAGTTTGGAGATTATTTGCCAAGAGTTATTAAATTCCTTGAAAAGGGTAAAAAATCTGTTATAA
- the queA gene encoding tRNA preQ1(34) S-adenosylmethionine ribosyltransferase-isomerase QueA — protein sequence MKLLDFDYYLPPELIAQKPRERRDASRLLVVDRKKKEFFETVFSKITEYLKPGDVLILNDTKVIPARIYGTLPNGKKGEILLLRKVEENLWEILCRPAKKFKVGVEVRVGDFVVRIEERRPTGVRRARFLGPIEEIMEKFGEIALPPYIKGKIENPNDYQTIFAQKEGGVASPTAGLHFTLELINKIKEMGVEIGFITLHPSLGTFRPIKTETVEEHKMYQEDFSISLETAELINRAKREKRRVIACGTTSVRALESIAEDGKVKPYSGTTELFIYPGYQFKIVDALITNFHLPKSPLLLLVSAFADKELIFSAYRYAIEKKFLFYSFGDAMFIL from the coding sequence ATGAAACTTTTAGATTTTGACTATTATCTGCCACCGGAACTTATCGCCCAAAAACCAAGGGAAAGAAGGGATGCCTCAAGGCTTTTAGTTGTTGACCGGAAAAAGAAGGAGTTCTTTGAGACGGTCTTCAGTAAGATTACCGAATATCTCAAACCCGGAGATGTTTTAATCCTTAATGATACCAAAGTGATTCCTGCCCGCATCTATGGCACCTTGCCCAATGGGAAAAAGGGTGAGATTTTACTTTTGCGGAAGGTAGAAGAGAACTTATGGGAGATCCTCTGTCGGCCGGCAAAGAAATTTAAGGTGGGAGTTGAAGTTCGGGTTGGTGATTTCGTAGTGAGAATTGAAGAACGAAGACCGACCGGGGTTAGACGCGCCCGCTTTTTGGGACCAATAGAAGAGATAATGGAAAAGTTTGGGGAGATTGCCCTTCCCCCTTATATTAAAGGGAAGATAGAAAATCCTAATGATTACCAGACCATCTTCGCCCAAAAAGAAGGAGGGGTTGCCTCACCAACCGCTGGCCTCCACTTCACCTTAGAACTTATTAATAAGATAAAAGAGATGGGGGTGGAGATTGGCTTTATTACCCTCCATCCCAGTTTGGGAACCTTCCGCCCGATAAAGACGGAAACGGTGGAAGAGCATAAGATGTATCAGGAAGATTTTAGTATTAGTTTAGAGACCGCGGAGTTAATCAATCGGGCAAAGAGAGAGAAAAGAAGAGTTATCGCCTGCGGCACAACCTCGGTTCGGGCATTGGAGAGTATTGCCGAAGATGGGAAAGTGAAACCCTATTCCGGGACAACTGAACTCTTTATCTATCCCGGCTATCAATTTAAGATTGTTGACGCCTTAATCACCAACTTCCACTTACCAAAATCACCTTTGCTCCTTTTGGTTTCTGCCTTTGCCGATAAGGAACTAATCTTCTCCGCCTACCGGTACGCAATTGAAAAGAAATTTCTCTTTTACAGTTTTGGCGATGCGATGTTCATTCTTTGA
- a CDS encoding HIT family protein gives MKCLFCAIASGEEKAVKVYEDEKNIGILDIYPVGPGHTLIIPKKHITWFTDLLPEDAGPFFRAIWIVGNKLKKAFATEYVSLLIRGTRIPHLHAHLVPKIRERENIFDKFLDLHHYVQVRLKDIPSWEELERIGQKIREAK, from the coding sequence ATGAAGTGTCTCTTCTGCGCCATCGCCTCCGGTGAAGAGAAAGCGGTTAAGGTCTACGAAGACGAAAAGAACATAGGAATTCTTGATATCTATCCGGTTGGTCCCGGTCATACCCTTATTATCCCGAAGAAGCATATCACTTGGTTTACCGATTTATTACCCGAGGATGCCGGTCCTTTCTTCCGGGCAATTTGGATTGTGGGTAATAAATTAAAGAAGGCATTTGCGACCGAATATGTGAGCCTCTTAATCCGGGGAACAAGAATCCCCCATCTCCATGCCCATCTGGTACCTAAGATAAGAGAGCGGGAAAATATCTTTGACAAGTTTTTAGACCTCCACCACTATGTCCAGGTGCGGCTAAAGGATATACCAAGTTGGGAAGAGTTGGAGCGAATTGGGCAAAAGATAAGGGAAGCGAAATAA
- a CDS encoding Zn-ribbon domain-containing OB-fold protein: protein MGVVKKIEDLERIKSWKGELPVESLYTAGIAGEKFFRAIKEEGKFLATYCPKCDFVFLPPKIYCEFCFETLTEWREIPNRGRLEGYTILFLGPDGKELSQPELVGLIRMENTDTVIVHRLGEMEPEEIEIGMELEAVFKREREGNINDILYFRPLEII, encoded by the coding sequence ATGGGAGTCGTCAAGAAGATTGAAGACTTAGAGAGAATAAAATCTTGGAAGGGGGAACTACCCGTAGAGAGCCTTTACACCGCCGGGATCGCCGGGGAGAAATTCTTCCGGGCGATAAAAGAAGAGGGAAAATTTTTAGCGACCTATTGTCCGAAATGTGACTTTGTCTTTCTCCCACCAAAGATTTACTGTGAGTTCTGTTTTGAAACCCTTACCGAATGGAGAGAAATTCCGAATCGGGGAAGATTAGAAGGTTATACCATCCTCTTTCTCGGTCCGGACGGCAAAGAACTCTCTCAACCAGAATTGGTTGGTTTAATCCGGATGGAAAATACCGATACGGTAATTGTCCATCGCTTAGGGGAAATGGAACCAGAGGAGATTGAGATTGGAATGGAACTGGAAGCGGTCTTCAAAAGGGAAAGGGAAGGGAATATCAATGACATCTTATACTTCCGACCTTTGGAGATAATATGA
- a CDS encoding Zn-ribbon domain-containing OB-fold protein yields the protein MKFLGTGLKDEEIKERKVCLAYWKADAKYAWDCGIAIGKYLAGLKEGKILGVKCEKCGRIMVPPRIFCEECFRTIDSWVELKDTGKVNTFSLCYITWDMKFLKEPQIPAVIEIDGASPGHGIMHLLGEVKPEEVKVGMKVKAVWKKKEEREGAITDILYFKPI from the coding sequence ATGAAATTCTTAGGAACTGGATTGAAAGATGAAGAGATAAAAGAGAGAAAGGTCTGCCTTGCCTATTGGAAGGCAGATGCCAAATACGCCTGGGATTGTGGCATCGCCATCGGTAAATATCTCGCTGGTCTTAAAGAAGGGAAGATTTTGGGTGTGAAGTGTGAAAAGTGCGGTCGGATAATGGTGCCACCAAGAATTTTCTGTGAAGAATGCTTCCGAACGATTGACTCTTGGGTGGAGTTAAAGGATACTGGTAAAGTTAATACCTTCTCCCTATGTTATATCACCTGGGATATGAAGTTCTTAAAAGAACCCCAAATTCCCGCGGTGATTGAGATTGATGGCGCTTCTCCCGGGCATGGTATTATGCACCTTTTGGGAGAGGTGAAACCGGAGGAGGTTAAGGTGGGGATGAAGGTGAAGGCGGTCTGGAAGAAGAAAGAAGAGAGAGAAGGCGCCATCACCGATATCTTATACTTTAAGCCGATATAG
- a CDS encoding thiolase domain-containing protein, whose product MGRRVAIVGVGMTKFVRRAQETGKELAYYAAKEALDYCGMKLSQIDAVVIGSAPDTFDGVHMKGEYLSDGAGGFNKPTLRCYVGGGTGVFAVICGWYHVASGLIDSCLVVCEEKMSSYQPHPQGAFLTIFDHTTERPLKPNLLWIFALEMNRYMTTYGIKKEEIALVAVKNKKNALDHPAAQLKEEITVQDVLNSPVLAYPVQRLDVSPVSDGACAIVMVNEYLARRWTNKPVWVEGVGWSLDTAYWTNRDLCYPRYVEEAARMAYKMAGVTNPRYDIHIAEPYDPFDYKELHHLEGLMLCGKGEAPQLTVDGVTQRDGDLPVCPSGGLLGVGNPIAAAGLMKVIELFLQLRGEAGKRQVARKVRRGVAQAWGDLMQVGAVTVLGI is encoded by the coding sequence ATGGGAAGAAGGGTTGCCATTGTTGGTGTCGGAATGACCAAGTTTGTCCGGCGCGCCCAAGAGACCGGTAAGGAACTTGCCTATTATGCGGCAAAAGAAGCCTTAGACTACTGTGGGATGAAACTCTCCCAGATTGATGCGGTGGTGATTGGTAGCGCTCCGGATACCTTTGATGGTGTCCATATGAAAGGGGAATATCTATCGGACGGGGCGGGTGGTTTTAATAAGCCGACCCTCAGGTGTTATGTTGGTGGTGGCACCGGTGTCTTTGCGGTCATCTGCGGTTGGTATCATGTCGCCTCCGGTCTCATTGATTCCTGCCTTGTGGTCTGCGAGGAGAAGATGTCTTCTTATCAACCCCATCCCCAGGGAGCATTTTTGACCATCTTTGACCATACGACCGAAAGGCCATTAAAGCCAAACCTCTTATGGATCTTTGCCTTGGAGATGAATCGGTATATGACAACCTATGGCATAAAGAAAGAGGAGATCGCCTTAGTGGCGGTTAAAAATAAGAAAAATGCCTTAGACCATCCCGCAGCCCAATTGAAAGAAGAGATTACGGTTCAGGATGTCTTAAATTCACCGGTTTTGGCTTATCCGGTGCAGAGGCTTGATGTCTCTCCGGTTTCGGATGGTGCCTGTGCCATTGTGATGGTTAATGAATACCTGGCGAGGAGGTGGACCAATAAACCGGTTTGGGTGGAAGGGGTTGGCTGGTCTCTTGATACCGCGTACTGGACAAACCGGGACTTATGTTATCCGAGATACGTAGAAGAAGCGGCGCGGATGGCTTATAAGATGGCGGGGGTGACAAACCCGAGGTATGATATCCACATTGCCGAACCTTATGATCCATTTGACTATAAAGAACTCCACCATCTGGAAGGTCTAATGCTCTGCGGTAAAGGTGAGGCGCCGCAATTGACGGTTGATGGTGTTACCCAGAGGGATGGCGACCTACCGGTCTGCCCTTCGGGTGGACTTTTGGGTGTTGGTAATCCAATTGCCGCCGCTGGTCTGATGAAGGTGATTGAACTCTTCCTCCAACTCCGGGGCGAAGCGGGTAAGAGGCAGGTTGCCCGGAAGGTGAGAAGGGGTGTTGCCCAAGCCTGGGGCGATTTGATGCAGGTTGGCGCCGTTACGGTCTTGGGAATATAG
- a CDS encoding acetyl-CoA acetyltransferase, which translates to MKVGIVGMGLTPLRPLSPELSYKELVYEAAVKAYNECGINPRKDVDTFVTCAEDYIEGTSIFDEYTPDQLGGALKPNHTVTQDGLQGIIAACLQILTGNFNIAVVEAHVKSSNILTPDGIHLCALDPIYVRPLNLNPYFIAGLEYDRFLRVNMINGIECGEVVIKNKRNALKNPYACYGENLTLDDYLSSDPVSLPLLSADISQPADGACVFVLASEKVATSLNKEPIWISGFGWNSGSYNLDTREWFYLSYVEKAAKMAYQEADIKNPQKEIDFAEIDDTFSYKELQHLEALGIFTEGRVFAKLKEGAFHPEGEFPVNPSGGSLGMGYLYEATGLMRLFVACLQLKGKAGEFQLKKADKALVHSWRGLPTQSTACLIIERR; encoded by the coding sequence ATGAAAGTTGGAATTGTCGGGATGGGTCTCACGCCATTAAGGCCCCTTTCGCCCGAACTCTCCTATAAGGAGTTAGTTTATGAGGCGGCGGTCAAGGCTTATAATGAGTGTGGGATTAATCCCCGAAAGGATGTTGATACCTTTGTCACCTGCGCCGAAGACTATATTGAAGGGACTTCTATCTTTGATGAATATACCCCGGACCAACTCGGTGGTGCCTTAAAACCGAACCATACCGTAACTCAAGATGGCCTACAAGGGATTATTGCCGCCTGCCTCCAGATTCTAACTGGTAATTTCAATATCGCGGTGGTAGAAGCCCATGTTAAATCTTCCAATATCTTAACCCCGGATGGGATTCATCTCTGTGCCCTTGACCCAATCTATGTTAGGCCATTAAATCTAAACCCCTATTTTATTGCCGGTCTGGAATACGACCGCTTTTTGAGGGTGAATATGATTAATGGGATAGAATGCGGAGAGGTTGTGATTAAGAATAAACGAAACGCCTTAAAGAACCCTTATGCCTGTTATGGAGAAAATTTAACCCTTGATGACTATCTATCCTCCGACCCGGTCTCTCTCCCCTTACTCTCCGCGGATATCAGCCAACCCGCGGATGGGGCCTGTGTCTTCGTTTTGGCATCAGAGAAGGTGGCAACTTCTCTTAATAAAGAACCAATCTGGATTTCCGGTTTCGGCTGGAATTCTGGTTCTTATAACCTTGATACGAGGGAATGGTTTTACCTTTCTTATGTGGAGAAGGCGGCGAAGATGGCTTATCAGGAGGCGGATATCAAAAACCCCCAAAAAGAAATTGACTTTGCCGAGATTGACGATACCTTCTCTTATAAAGAACTGCAACATTTGGAAGCCTTAGGGATTTTCACCGAAGGGCGGGTCTTTGCCAAGTTGAAGGAAGGTGCCTTTCATCCGGAAGGGGAATTTCCGGTTAACCCATCTGGTGGCAGTTTGGGAATGGGTTATCTTTATGAGGCGACAGGTCTTATGCGTCTCTTTGTTGCCTGCCTCCAGTTAAAGGGGAAAGCCGGGGAGTTCCAATTGAAAAAGGCAGATAAGGCATTGGTCCATTCCTGGCGGGGATTGCCCACTCAATCAACCGCCTGTTTAATTATTGAAAGGAGGTAA
- a CDS encoding DUF5674 family protein produces MKIVREKVSIGELKKMAEGMFGDLVKAVVDVERKIMAIGGELHSDEEAVLIEDGSKQENLWGINLYPEIEGEGWIEFDSVINIRPSQGNRSRGVDNPEIRKKVVEVVNQLVER; encoded by the coding sequence ATGAAGATTGTTAGAGAGAAGGTTTCAATAGGAGAATTAAAAAAGATGGCGGAGGGGATGTTTGGGGATTTAGTTAAGGCGGTGGTTGATGTGGAAAGGAAAATTATGGCAATTGGTGGGGAACTCCATTCCGATGAAGAGGCGGTCCTAATTGAAGACGGTTCAAAACAGGAAAATCTCTGGGGCATTAATCTCTATCCAGAAATTGAAGGTGAAGGTTGGATTGAGTTTGATTCGGTGATAAATATAAGACCTTCCCAAGGGAACCGGAGTCGGGGTGTTGATAACCCAGAGATTAGAAAGAAAGTGGTTGAAGTTGTTAATCAATTGGTTGAAAGGTGA